The Cinclus cinclus chromosome 3, bCinCin1.1, whole genome shotgun sequence genome has a window encoding:
- the PPM1G gene encoding protein phosphatase 1G isoform X4 has translation MARLHGGEEVALYCAKYLPEIIKDQKAYKEGKLQKALEDAFLAIDAKLTTEEVIKELSQMAGRPQDDEDEKEKVADEDDVDNEEAALLHEEATMTIEELLTRYGQNCTKNLKAKSVAAAGDNAVEGTGKQHDGESNMNGEADPGELPDHKERKNGKPDEEITGISSTSDKASAGGNSPTLQKPELGKGDEAVTSSTGEAGPSCSSTGKPQRTTKSKFFEDSEDESDEVEEEEEDSEECSEDEDGYSSEEAENEDEEDDTEEAEEDEDEEEEMLLPGMEGKEEPGSDSGTTAVVALIRGKQLIVANAGDSRCVVSEGGKAVDMSYDHKPEDEVELARIKNAGGKVTMDGRVNGGLNLSRAIGDHFYKRNKNLPPEEQMISALPDIKVLTINDDHDFMVIACDGIWNVMSSQEVVDFIQSKITQKDENGVLRPLSSIVEELLDQCLAPDTSGDGTGCDNMTCIIISFKPRNTHPPAESGKRKLGEVAAPAEENGGDSTKKAKLE, from the exons ATGGCGCGTCTCCATGGAG GAGAAGAAGTTGCCCTATACTGTGCCAAGTACCTTCCTGAGATCATCAAAGACCAGAAGGCCTACAAGGAAGGCAAATTGCAAAAG GCCCTGGAAGATGCATTCTTGGCCATTGATGCCAAGCTCACCACAGAGGAGGTGATTAAGGAGCTGTCTCAGATGGCTGGGCGGCCACAGGACGATGAAGATGAGAAGGAGAAAGTTGCTGATGAAGATGATG TGGATAATGAGGAAGCTGCTCTTCTGCATGAAGAAGCCACAATGACCATCGAGGAGCTTCTCACACGTTATGGACAAAACTGCACCAAGAACCTCAAAGCCAAGTCTGTAGCTGCAGCTGGGGATAATGCTGTGGAGGGGACAGGCAAGCAGCATGATGGGGAGTCAAATATGAATGGAGAGGCTGACCCAGGGGAGCTTCCCGACCACAAAGAGAGGAAGAACGGGAAGCCAGACGAAGAAATCACGGGTATTTCCTCCACCTCAGACAAAGCCAGCGCTGGAGGCAACAGCCCTACTCTGCAGAAGCCTGAACTAGGCAAAGGTGACGAGGCCGTCACCTCTTCTACTGGGGAGGCCGGGCCCTCCTGCTCCTCTACGGGAAAGCCCCAGCGCACAACCAAATCCAAATTTTTTGAGGACAGTGAGGATGAGTCAGATGAGgttgaggaagaggaggaagacaGTGAG GAATGTAGCGAGGATGAAGACGGTTACAGCAGTGAAGAGGCAGAGAATGAAGATGAAGAAGATGACACTGAAGAagcagaggaggatgaggatgaagaggaggaaatgTTGTTACCGGGCATGGAGGGGAAAGAGGAG CCTGGCTCAGACAGCGGGACTACGGCTGTGGTGGCGCTCATCCGGGGCAAGCAGTTGATTGTGGCCAACGCCGGGGACTCGCGCTGTGTCGTGTCGGAGGGCGGCAAGGCCGTCGACATGTCCTATGACCACAAGCCAGAGGATGAGGTGGAGCTGGCCAGGATAAAGAATGCCGGTGGCAAGGTCACCATGGACGGAAGGGTGAATGGTGGCCTCAACCTCTCCAGGGCCATCG GGGATCACTTCTACAAGCGGAACAAGAACCTCCCTCCGGAAGAGCAGATGATCTCTGCCTTGCCTGACATCAAAGTGCTGACAATAAACGATGACCACGACTTCATGGTCATTGCCTGTGATGGAATCTG gaatGTCATGAGCAGCCAGGAAGTGGTGGATTTCATCCAGTCGAAGATCACCCAAAAGGATGAGAATGGAGTCCTGCGGCCCCTCTCCTCCATTGTAGAAGAG ctgctggatcAGTGCTTGGCTCCAGACACCTCAGGGGATGGCACCGGCTGCGATAACATGACCTGCATCATTATCAGCTTCAAACCCCGTAACACACACCCACCTGCTGAGAGTGGGAAGCGGAAACTGGGGGAGgtggcagcaccagcagaggAGAACGGTGGGGACAGCACCAAGAAGGCCAAACTGGAGTAG
- the PPM1G gene encoding protein phosphatase 1G isoform X1, translating to MGAYLSQPNTVKSSGDGAGLGPRPLHFGFSAMQGWRVSMEDAHNCIPELDSETAMFSVYDGHGGEEVALYCAKYLPEIIKDQKAYKEGKLQKALEDAFLAIDAKLTTEEVIKELSQMAGRPQDDEDEKEKVADEDDVDNEEAALLHEEATMTIEELLTRYGQNCTKNLKAKSVAAAGDNAVEGTGKQHDGESNMNGEADPGELPDHKERKNGKPDEEITGISSTSDKASAGGNSPTLQKPELGKGDEAVTSSTGEAGPSCSSTGKPQRTTKSKFFEDSEDESDEVEEEEEDSEECSEDEDGYSSEEAENEDEEDDTEEAEEDEDEEEEMLLPGMEGKEEPGSDSGTTAVVALIRGKQLIVANAGDSRCVVSEGGKAVDMSYDHKPEDEVELARIKNAGGKVTMDGRVNGGLNLSRAIGDHFYKRNKNLPPEEQMISALPDIKVLTINDDHDFMVIACDGIWNVMSSQEVVDFIQSKITQKDENGVLRPLSSIVEELLDQCLAPDTSGDGTGCDNMTCIIISFKPRNTHPPAESGKRKLGEVAAPAEENGGDSTKKAKLE from the exons ATGGGCGCCTACTTGTCCCAGCCCAACACGGTGAAGAGCTCCGGGGACGGCGCCGGGCTCGGGCCGCGCCCGCTGCACTTCGGGTTCAGCGCCATGCAGGGATGGCGCGTCTCCATGGAG GATGCCCACAACTGCATTCCCGAGCTGGACAGTGAAACAGCCATGTTCTCTGTCTACGATGGACATGGAG GAGAAGAAGTTGCCCTATACTGTGCCAAGTACCTTCCTGAGATCATCAAAGACCAGAAGGCCTACAAGGAAGGCAAATTGCAAAAG GCCCTGGAAGATGCATTCTTGGCCATTGATGCCAAGCTCACCACAGAGGAGGTGATTAAGGAGCTGTCTCAGATGGCTGGGCGGCCACAGGACGATGAAGATGAGAAGGAGAAAGTTGCTGATGAAGATGATG TGGATAATGAGGAAGCTGCTCTTCTGCATGAAGAAGCCACAATGACCATCGAGGAGCTTCTCACACGTTATGGACAAAACTGCACCAAGAACCTCAAAGCCAAGTCTGTAGCTGCAGCTGGGGATAATGCTGTGGAGGGGACAGGCAAGCAGCATGATGGGGAGTCAAATATGAATGGAGAGGCTGACCCAGGGGAGCTTCCCGACCACAAAGAGAGGAAGAACGGGAAGCCAGACGAAGAAATCACGGGTATTTCCTCCACCTCAGACAAAGCCAGCGCTGGAGGCAACAGCCCTACTCTGCAGAAGCCTGAACTAGGCAAAGGTGACGAGGCCGTCACCTCTTCTACTGGGGAGGCCGGGCCCTCCTGCTCCTCTACGGGAAAGCCCCAGCGCACAACCAAATCCAAATTTTTTGAGGACAGTGAGGATGAGTCAGATGAGgttgaggaagaggaggaagacaGTGAG GAATGTAGCGAGGATGAAGACGGTTACAGCAGTGAAGAGGCAGAGAATGAAGATGAAGAAGATGACACTGAAGAagcagaggaggatgaggatgaagaggaggaaatgTTGTTACCGGGCATGGAGGGGAAAGAGGAG CCTGGCTCAGACAGCGGGACTACGGCTGTGGTGGCGCTCATCCGGGGCAAGCAGTTGATTGTGGCCAACGCCGGGGACTCGCGCTGTGTCGTGTCGGAGGGCGGCAAGGCCGTCGACATGTCCTATGACCACAAGCCAGAGGATGAGGTGGAGCTGGCCAGGATAAAGAATGCCGGTGGCAAGGTCACCATGGACGGAAGGGTGAATGGTGGCCTCAACCTCTCCAGGGCCATCG GGGATCACTTCTACAAGCGGAACAAGAACCTCCCTCCGGAAGAGCAGATGATCTCTGCCTTGCCTGACATCAAAGTGCTGACAATAAACGATGACCACGACTTCATGGTCATTGCCTGTGATGGAATCTG gaatGTCATGAGCAGCCAGGAAGTGGTGGATTTCATCCAGTCGAAGATCACCCAAAAGGATGAGAATGGAGTCCTGCGGCCCCTCTCCTCCATTGTAGAAGAG ctgctggatcAGTGCTTGGCTCCAGACACCTCAGGGGATGGCACCGGCTGCGATAACATGACCTGCATCATTATCAGCTTCAAACCCCGTAACACACACCCACCTGCTGAGAGTGGGAAGCGGAAACTGGGGGAGgtggcagcaccagcagaggAGAACGGTGGGGACAGCACCAAGAAGGCCAAACTGGAGTAG
- the PPM1G gene encoding protein phosphatase 1G isoform X3, translating to MGAYLSQPNTVKSSGDGAGLGPRPLHFGFSAMQGWRVSMEDAHNCIPELDSETAMFSVYDGHGGEEVALYCAKYLPEIIKDQKAYKEGKLQKALEDAFLAIDAKLTTEEVIKELSQMAGRPQDDEDEKEKVADEDDVDNEEAALLHEEATMTIEELLTRYGQNCTKNLKAKSVAAAGDNAVEGTGKQHDGESNMNGEADPGELPDHKERKNGKPDEEITGISSTSDKASAGGNSPTLQKPELGKGDEAVTSSTGEAGPSCSSTGKPQRTTKSKFFEDSEDESDEVEEEEEDSEECSEDEDGYSSEEAENEDEEDDTEEAEEDEDEEEEMLLPGMEGKEEPGSDSGTTAVVALIRGKQLIVANAGDSRCVVSEGGKAVDMSYDHKPEDEVELARIKNAGGKVTMDGRVNGGLNLSRAIGDHFYKRNKNLPPEEQMISALPDIKVLTINDDHDFMVIACDGIWNVMSSQEVVDFIQSKITQKDENGVLRPLSSIVEEMGSLGTPASV from the exons ATGGGCGCCTACTTGTCCCAGCCCAACACGGTGAAGAGCTCCGGGGACGGCGCCGGGCTCGGGCCGCGCCCGCTGCACTTCGGGTTCAGCGCCATGCAGGGATGGCGCGTCTCCATGGAG GATGCCCACAACTGCATTCCCGAGCTGGACAGTGAAACAGCCATGTTCTCTGTCTACGATGGACATGGAG GAGAAGAAGTTGCCCTATACTGTGCCAAGTACCTTCCTGAGATCATCAAAGACCAGAAGGCCTACAAGGAAGGCAAATTGCAAAAG GCCCTGGAAGATGCATTCTTGGCCATTGATGCCAAGCTCACCACAGAGGAGGTGATTAAGGAGCTGTCTCAGATGGCTGGGCGGCCACAGGACGATGAAGATGAGAAGGAGAAAGTTGCTGATGAAGATGATG TGGATAATGAGGAAGCTGCTCTTCTGCATGAAGAAGCCACAATGACCATCGAGGAGCTTCTCACACGTTATGGACAAAACTGCACCAAGAACCTCAAAGCCAAGTCTGTAGCTGCAGCTGGGGATAATGCTGTGGAGGGGACAGGCAAGCAGCATGATGGGGAGTCAAATATGAATGGAGAGGCTGACCCAGGGGAGCTTCCCGACCACAAAGAGAGGAAGAACGGGAAGCCAGACGAAGAAATCACGGGTATTTCCTCCACCTCAGACAAAGCCAGCGCTGGAGGCAACAGCCCTACTCTGCAGAAGCCTGAACTAGGCAAAGGTGACGAGGCCGTCACCTCTTCTACTGGGGAGGCCGGGCCCTCCTGCTCCTCTACGGGAAAGCCCCAGCGCACAACCAAATCCAAATTTTTTGAGGACAGTGAGGATGAGTCAGATGAGgttgaggaagaggaggaagacaGTGAG GAATGTAGCGAGGATGAAGACGGTTACAGCAGTGAAGAGGCAGAGAATGAAGATGAAGAAGATGACACTGAAGAagcagaggaggatgaggatgaagaggaggaaatgTTGTTACCGGGCATGGAGGGGAAAGAGGAG CCTGGCTCAGACAGCGGGACTACGGCTGTGGTGGCGCTCATCCGGGGCAAGCAGTTGATTGTGGCCAACGCCGGGGACTCGCGCTGTGTCGTGTCGGAGGGCGGCAAGGCCGTCGACATGTCCTATGACCACAAGCCAGAGGATGAGGTGGAGCTGGCCAGGATAAAGAATGCCGGTGGCAAGGTCACCATGGACGGAAGGGTGAATGGTGGCCTCAACCTCTCCAGGGCCATCG GGGATCACTTCTACAAGCGGAACAAGAACCTCCCTCCGGAAGAGCAGATGATCTCTGCCTTGCCTGACATCAAAGTGCTGACAATAAACGATGACCACGACTTCATGGTCATTGCCTGTGATGGAATCTG gaatGTCATGAGCAGCCAGGAAGTGGTGGATTTCATCCAGTCGAAGATCACCCAAAAGGATGAGAATGGAGTCCTGCGGCCCCTCTCCTCCATTGTAGAAGAG ATGGGTTCCCTGGGCACTCCAGCCAGTGTCTGA
- the PPM1G gene encoding protein phosphatase 1G isoform X2 → MGDACGWINPCQKWGIRGEEVALYCAKYLPEIIKDQKAYKEGKLQKALEDAFLAIDAKLTTEEVIKELSQMAGRPQDDEDEKEKVADEDDVDNEEAALLHEEATMTIEELLTRYGQNCTKNLKAKSVAAAGDNAVEGTGKQHDGESNMNGEADPGELPDHKERKNGKPDEEITGISSTSDKASAGGNSPTLQKPELGKGDEAVTSSTGEAGPSCSSTGKPQRTTKSKFFEDSEDESDEVEEEEEDSEECSEDEDGYSSEEAENEDEEDDTEEAEEDEDEEEEMLLPGMEGKEEPGSDSGTTAVVALIRGKQLIVANAGDSRCVVSEGGKAVDMSYDHKPEDEVELARIKNAGGKVTMDGRVNGGLNLSRAIGDHFYKRNKNLPPEEQMISALPDIKVLTINDDHDFMVIACDGIWNVMSSQEVVDFIQSKITQKDENGVLRPLSSIVEELLDQCLAPDTSGDGTGCDNMTCIIISFKPRNTHPPAESGKRKLGEVAAPAEENGGDSTKKAKLE, encoded by the exons ATGGGGGACGCGTGCGGCTGGATAAATCCCTGCCAGAAATGGGGAATTCGGG GAGAAGAAGTTGCCCTATACTGTGCCAAGTACCTTCCTGAGATCATCAAAGACCAGAAGGCCTACAAGGAAGGCAAATTGCAAAAG GCCCTGGAAGATGCATTCTTGGCCATTGATGCCAAGCTCACCACAGAGGAGGTGATTAAGGAGCTGTCTCAGATGGCTGGGCGGCCACAGGACGATGAAGATGAGAAGGAGAAAGTTGCTGATGAAGATGATG TGGATAATGAGGAAGCTGCTCTTCTGCATGAAGAAGCCACAATGACCATCGAGGAGCTTCTCACACGTTATGGACAAAACTGCACCAAGAACCTCAAAGCCAAGTCTGTAGCTGCAGCTGGGGATAATGCTGTGGAGGGGACAGGCAAGCAGCATGATGGGGAGTCAAATATGAATGGAGAGGCTGACCCAGGGGAGCTTCCCGACCACAAAGAGAGGAAGAACGGGAAGCCAGACGAAGAAATCACGGGTATTTCCTCCACCTCAGACAAAGCCAGCGCTGGAGGCAACAGCCCTACTCTGCAGAAGCCTGAACTAGGCAAAGGTGACGAGGCCGTCACCTCTTCTACTGGGGAGGCCGGGCCCTCCTGCTCCTCTACGGGAAAGCCCCAGCGCACAACCAAATCCAAATTTTTTGAGGACAGTGAGGATGAGTCAGATGAGgttgaggaagaggaggaagacaGTGAG GAATGTAGCGAGGATGAAGACGGTTACAGCAGTGAAGAGGCAGAGAATGAAGATGAAGAAGATGACACTGAAGAagcagaggaggatgaggatgaagaggaggaaatgTTGTTACCGGGCATGGAGGGGAAAGAGGAG CCTGGCTCAGACAGCGGGACTACGGCTGTGGTGGCGCTCATCCGGGGCAAGCAGTTGATTGTGGCCAACGCCGGGGACTCGCGCTGTGTCGTGTCGGAGGGCGGCAAGGCCGTCGACATGTCCTATGACCACAAGCCAGAGGATGAGGTGGAGCTGGCCAGGATAAAGAATGCCGGTGGCAAGGTCACCATGGACGGAAGGGTGAATGGTGGCCTCAACCTCTCCAGGGCCATCG GGGATCACTTCTACAAGCGGAACAAGAACCTCCCTCCGGAAGAGCAGATGATCTCTGCCTTGCCTGACATCAAAGTGCTGACAATAAACGATGACCACGACTTCATGGTCATTGCCTGTGATGGAATCTG gaatGTCATGAGCAGCCAGGAAGTGGTGGATTTCATCCAGTCGAAGATCACCCAAAAGGATGAGAATGGAGTCCTGCGGCCCCTCTCCTCCATTGTAGAAGAG ctgctggatcAGTGCTTGGCTCCAGACACCTCAGGGGATGGCACCGGCTGCGATAACATGACCTGCATCATTATCAGCTTCAAACCCCGTAACACACACCCACCTGCTGAGAGTGGGAAGCGGAAACTGGGGGAGgtggcagcaccagcagaggAGAACGGTGGGGACAGCACCAAGAAGGCCAAACTGGAGTAG